The genomic interval CTATCTTAACACAGAATGCGACGCATTAAAATGCACGACTTTCTTTTAAAATAAGTATGCGACAAATACCTACTCAATATGTGGCTACTTGGTCGTTATTCCTATGTTTCCTTCCCATTAAACAACATGTGAATAACATCACAAACTATTCCAGCAATTAAAACGAATCCAGACAATGACAGTATAACATAATTCATACATGATGTAACCATGTGCTTTAAAATGAATCTGTTAAATAAGGTTGTTAATTTTTTACTCAACCATATTCTAGCCTTAAAAATTCTAGACGTGATAAATGTAAGAAAAGACGACTCATTTTCCTTCTGAGCCGTCCTTTACTTCTTCCATTAATACGTCAAGCTTCCCGCTACAATTAGACCAACTGTAATACCGACTGCAAATAAGCTAAAACCGACAGCTGTGTTTCCTTCCTCTACCTTTTTCGCTAGATTTGTTTTCGGTGTTAAAATATATTCAATGATTAAATAAGCTACCACTTGTGTCGCGATTCCAATCAAGCCCCATAAAAAAGCATCCACTACATTCACACTGCTTCCCCACACTGTATAGAGCGTAATCCCTAAACCAATGACTTTTCCCCATAGCTTTAAAGCAACCGCAAGATTCCCTTCTTTAATTAATTGCCATTCTGAAAACTTCGTCGTCAGCGCAAATGC from Peribacillus asahii carries:
- a CDS encoding DUF350 domain-containing protein; protein product: MDFISSDSFLNFLAYVGTGFVLIVLGLIAFALTTKFSEWQLIKEGNLAVALKLWGKVIGLGITLYTVWGSSVNVVDAFLWGLIGIATQVVAYLIIEYILTPKTNLAKKVEEGNTAVGFSLFAVGITVGLIVAGSLTY